A DNA window from Mycobacterium sp. IDR2000157661 contains the following coding sequences:
- the ipdE2 gene encoding acyl-CoA dehydrogenase IpdE2, producing the protein MNEERQLLRETVAALVDKHASPAAVREAMESERGYDESLWKLLCEQVGAAALVVPEELGGAGGELADAAVVLEELGKALAPTPLLGTTLAELALLAADEPDADALEGLAEGVKVGAVAFDTDERSREENSGRGFVVNGDIAEVVVVADGERLNRWSGFAVTPVVAMDPTRRLARLDGGDKTDIGADPGLADAAALLLAAEQVGAASRCLDLTVQYTKDRVQFGRPIGSFQALKHRMADLYVAVQSARAVVDEAIAHPSPTSAALARFSASEAFSKVAGEAIQLHGGIAITWEHDIQLYFKRAHGSAQLLGPPREHLRRLEAEVF; encoded by the coding sequence ATGAATGAAGAACGCCAACTGCTGCGCGAGACGGTGGCAGCGCTCGTCGACAAGCACGCCTCGCCGGCTGCGGTGCGGGAGGCGATGGAGTCCGAACGCGGCTACGACGAGTCCCTGTGGAAGCTGCTGTGCGAGCAGGTCGGCGCGGCCGCGCTGGTGGTCCCCGAGGAGCTCGGCGGCGCAGGCGGAGAACTTGCCGACGCGGCCGTCGTGCTCGAAGAACTCGGCAAGGCACTGGCGCCAACGCCGCTTCTGGGCACCACCCTGGCCGAGCTGGCGCTGCTGGCCGCTGACGAACCCGACGCCGACGCCCTCGAAGGCCTCGCCGAGGGCGTCAAAGTGGGGGCGGTCGCGTTCGACACCGACGAGCGCTCGCGCGAGGAGAACTCAGGCCGAGGCTTCGTCGTCAACGGCGACATCGCCGAGGTGGTGGTGGTCGCCGACGGTGAACGGCTGAACAGGTGGAGCGGATTCGCCGTGACACCTGTCGTCGCCATGGACCCGACGCGCCGGCTCGCCCGCCTCGATGGCGGCGACAAGACCGACATCGGCGCAGACCCCGGGCTGGCCGACGCCGCCGCGCTGCTATTGGCGGCTGAACAGGTCGGTGCGGCGTCGCGTTGTTTGGACCTGACCGTTCAGTACACCAAGGACCGGGTGCAGTTCGGCAGGCCGATCGGCAGCTTCCAGGCGCTCAAGCACCGGATGGCCGACCTCTACGTCGCCGTCCAGTCCGCACGCGCAGTCGTCGACGAGGCGATCGCCCATCCGTCGCCGACATCGGCTGCGCTGGCCCGCTTCTCGGCCAGTGAAGCGTTCTCGAAGGTGGCCGGAGAGGCGATCCAGCTACACGGCGGCATCGCGATCACCTGGGAGCACGACATCCAGCTGTACTTCAAGCGGGCGCACGGCAGCGCTCAGCTGCTCGGGCCGCCGCGCGAACATCTACGCCGCCTCGAAGCCGAGGTGTTCTAG
- a CDS encoding acyl-CoA dehydrogenase family protein, with the protein MRFDLDEQQRDFAASIDAALGAADMPGAVRAWAAGDTAPGRKVWSQLTDLGVTALAVPEKFDGIEAHPVDLVVALERLGRWCVPGPVVESIAVAPVLLASQDEWADRSAGLAAGDLIATVAMPPQVPRAVDADAAALILVATGQEVRDGTVGTRHESVDPARKLFDVKASGDGKAADVARAYEFGVLATAAALVGAGQAMLDLSVEYAKQRSQFGRAIGTYQAIKHKLADVHIAVELARPLVYGAALSLADDSADTSRDVSAAKVAAAEAALLAARSALQTHGAIGFTQEHDLSLWLLRVQALRSAWGDPTVHRQRVLDALS; encoded by the coding sequence GTGAGATTCGATCTGGACGAGCAACAGCGCGACTTCGCCGCCAGCATCGATGCCGCGCTGGGCGCCGCCGACATGCCCGGTGCGGTGCGCGCGTGGGCGGCGGGCGACACCGCACCCGGTCGCAAGGTCTGGTCGCAACTGACCGATCTGGGGGTCACCGCGCTCGCGGTTCCGGAGAAGTTCGACGGCATCGAAGCACATCCGGTCGATCTGGTCGTCGCGCTCGAGCGGTTGGGCCGGTGGTGCGTGCCCGGCCCGGTGGTCGAATCCATTGCCGTGGCACCCGTTCTGCTCGCCAGCCAGGACGAGTGGGCCGACCGCAGCGCGGGGTTGGCGGCCGGTGACCTGATCGCGACCGTCGCGATGCCCCCGCAGGTGCCGCGGGCGGTCGACGCGGACGCGGCGGCCCTGATCCTGGTGGCCACCGGGCAGGAGGTTCGCGACGGCACCGTGGGCACCCGGCACGAGTCCGTCGACCCGGCCCGAAAGTTGTTCGACGTCAAGGCCTCCGGTGACGGCAAGGCGGCAGATGTGGCGCGCGCCTACGAGTTCGGCGTGCTGGCGACGGCCGCCGCGCTGGTCGGCGCGGGCCAGGCCATGCTGGACCTGTCGGTCGAGTACGCCAAGCAGCGCAGCCAGTTCGGCCGGGCAATCGGCACGTACCAGGCGATCAAACACAAGCTCGCCGACGTTCACATCGCCGTCGAACTGGCACGGCCCCTTGTGTACGGCGCGGCGCTGTCGCTGGCCGACGACTCGGCGGACACCTCTCGTGACGTCAGCGCCGCCAAGGTCGCCGCCGCCGAGGCCGCCCTGCTGGCGGCACGTTCTGCGCTGCAGACCCACGGGGCGATCGGGTTCACCCAGGAGCACGACCTGTCCCTGTGGTTGCTTCGTGTACAGGCGCTGCGGTCGGCATGGGGCGATCCCACCGTCCACAGGCAGCGGGTATTGGACGCCCTCTCGTGA
- a CDS encoding acyl-CoA dehydrogenase family protein produces MDLNFDDATVELQSEVREFLTKNKDSFPTKSYDTAEGFEQHRRWDRVLFDAGLSMITWPEKYGGRDASLLQWVVYEEEYFRAGAPGRASANGTSMLAPTLFAHGTEEQLDRVLPKMASGEEIWAQAWSEPESGSDLASLRSTATRTDGGWLLNGQKIWSSRAPFGERAFGLFRSDPEAKRHKGLTYFMFDLKADGVTVRPIAQLGGDTGFGEVFLDDVFVADNDVVGEVNDGWRAAMSTSSNERGMSLRSPARFLAPAERLVAEWEKHRDPAHAERVADAWIKAQAYRLHTFGTVTRVAAGGELGAESSVTKVFWSDLDVAIHQTALDLRGADGELVDKWTDGLLFALGGPIYAGTNEIQRNIIAERLLGLPREKSK; encoded by the coding sequence GTGGACCTGAATTTCGACGACGCGACCGTGGAGCTGCAGTCCGAGGTGCGCGAGTTCCTGACTAAGAACAAGGACTCGTTTCCGACGAAGTCCTACGACACCGCCGAGGGCTTCGAACAGCACCGCCGTTGGGACAGGGTGCTTTTCGACGCCGGTCTTTCGATGATCACCTGGCCCGAGAAGTACGGCGGCCGCGACGCCTCGCTGCTGCAGTGGGTGGTATACGAGGAGGAGTACTTCCGCGCGGGAGCGCCGGGCCGAGCCAGCGCCAACGGCACCTCGATGCTGGCACCGACGTTGTTCGCACACGGCACCGAGGAGCAACTCGACCGCGTGCTGCCGAAAATGGCCAGCGGCGAGGAGATCTGGGCACAAGCGTGGTCGGAGCCGGAGTCGGGCAGCGACCTGGCCTCGCTGCGCTCCACGGCGACCAGGACCGACGGCGGGTGGCTGCTCAACGGGCAGAAGATCTGGAGCTCACGGGCTCCGTTCGGCGAGCGCGCGTTCGGCCTGTTCCGCTCAGACCCGGAGGCAAAGCGGCACAAGGGCCTGACGTACTTCATGTTCGACCTCAAGGCCGACGGAGTGACGGTGCGCCCCATTGCGCAGTTGGGCGGCGACACCGGCTTCGGCGAGGTGTTCCTCGACGACGTCTTCGTAGCCGACAATGACGTCGTCGGAGAGGTCAACGACGGGTGGCGGGCGGCGATGAGCACGTCCAGCAACGAACGCGGCATGTCGCTGCGCAGCCCCGCGCGCTTCCTGGCCCCCGCCGAGAGACTGGTCGCCGAATGGGAGAAACACCGCGACCCCGCACACGCCGAGCGGGTCGCCGACGCGTGGATCAAGGCGCAGGCCTACCGCTTACACACCTTCGGCACGGTCACCCGGGTGGCCGCGGGCGGTGAGCTGGGCGCCGAGTCGTCGGTGACCAAGGTGTTCTGGTCCGACCTCGACGTCGCGATCCACCAGACCGCGCTCGACCTACGCGGCGCCGACGGCGAGCTCGTCGACAAGTGGACCGACGGGTTGCTGTTCGCCTTGGGCGGCCCGATCTATGCGGGCACCAACGAGATTCAGCGCAACATCATCGCCGAACGCCTACTGGGCCTACCGCGGGAGAAGTCGAAGTGA
- the fadD3 gene encoding 3-((3aS,4S,7aS)-7a-methyl-1,5-dioxo-octahydro-1H-inden-4-yl)propanoate--CoA ligase FadD3 gives MTSTGRTVPRVLDRVADRFSDHDALVGEGRTLTYAELRDEVRRAAAAMIELGIKAGDRVAIWSPNTWHWAVACLATHCAGGVVVPLNTRYTPSEASDILGRTRAPLLFASGEFLGADKATSVDRDALPDLQHVVRIPIEKADGTWDEFIATGTDLAEVDARAAAVEPDDVSDILFTSGTTGRSKGVLCAHRQSLDAPAAWAACGGLSSDDRYLCINPFFHNFGYKAGILACLQTGATLIPQLTFDPEEAMAAVERHRITVLPGPPTIYQTLLDHPRRADFDLSSLRFAVTGAATIPVVLIERMQAELDIDIVLTAYGLTEASGFGTMCRADDDAVTVATTSGRPIADFELRIDHPADGDGSDTGEVLLRGPNVMLGYLDDPEATAAAIDSDGWLHTGDIGTLDEHGNLRITDRLKDMYICGGFNVYPAEIEQVLARLDGVAESAVIGVPDERLGEVGKAFIVAKAGVELNEETVIAHSREHLANFKIPRSVEFLDALPRNPGGKVVKPLLRQRSERT, from the coding sequence ATGACGAGCACTGGTCGGACCGTCCCCCGGGTCTTGGACCGGGTCGCCGACCGATTTTCCGACCATGACGCCCTGGTGGGCGAGGGTCGCACCCTGACCTACGCCGAGTTGCGGGACGAGGTGCGGCGTGCCGCCGCCGCAATGATCGAACTCGGCATCAAGGCCGGCGACCGGGTTGCGATCTGGTCCCCCAACACCTGGCACTGGGCGGTGGCGTGCCTGGCCACGCACTGCGCCGGTGGCGTCGTCGTGCCGCTCAACACCCGCTACACCCCCAGCGAGGCCAGCGACATCCTCGGCCGGACGCGAGCGCCGTTGTTGTTCGCGTCGGGTGAGTTCCTCGGCGCCGACAAGGCCACCTCCGTCGACAGAGACGCACTGCCCGATCTGCAGCACGTCGTGCGCATCCCGATCGAGAAGGCCGACGGCACGTGGGACGAGTTCATCGCCACCGGCACCGATCTGGCCGAGGTAGACGCCCGCGCCGCCGCGGTGGAACCTGACGACGTCTCCGACATCCTGTTCACCTCCGGCACCACCGGGCGCAGCAAGGGCGTGCTGTGCGCGCACCGGCAGTCGCTCGACGCGCCGGCCGCCTGGGCCGCCTGCGGCGGGCTCAGCAGCGACGACCGCTACCTGTGCATCAACCCGTTCTTCCACAACTTCGGATACAAGGCGGGCATACTGGCCTGCCTGCAGACCGGCGCGACTTTGATTCCGCAGCTGACGTTCGACCCCGAGGAGGCGATGGCCGCGGTCGAGAGGCACCGCATCACGGTGCTGCCCGGACCGCCGACGATCTACCAGACGTTGCTCGACCACCCCAGGCGCGCCGACTTCGACCTGTCCTCACTGCGCTTCGCGGTCACCGGCGCGGCCACCATCCCGGTGGTGCTGATCGAACGCATGCAGGCCGAACTGGACATCGACATCGTGCTGACGGCCTACGGCCTGACCGAAGCCAGCGGGTTCGGCACGATGTGCCGGGCCGACGACGACGCGGTCACCGTGGCCACCACCTCCGGCCGGCCCATCGCGGATTTCGAGCTGCGCATCGATCATCCGGCCGACGGTGATGGATCGGACACCGGAGAGGTGCTTCTGCGCGGCCCGAACGTGATGCTCGGATACCTGGACGACCCCGAGGCCACCGCGGCGGCGATCGACTCGGATGGATGGCTGCACACCGGCGACATCGGCACCCTCGACGAGCATGGCAACCTGCGCATCACCGACCGGCTCAAAGACATGTACATCTGCGGCGGCTTCAACGTCTACCCCGCCGAGATCGAGCAGGTGCTGGCGCGGCTGGACGGCGTCGCCGAGTCCGCGGTGATCGGCGTGCCGGACGAGCGGCTCGGCGAGGTCGGCAAGGCGTTCATCGTGGCCAAAGCGGGCGTCGAGCTGAACGAGGAGACGGTAATCGCGCACAGCCGGGAGCATCTGGCGAACTTCAAGATCCCGCGGTCGGTGGAGTTCCTCGACGCGCTGCCGCGTAACCCCGGCGGCAAGGTGGTCAAGCCCCTCTTGCGCCAACGCAGTGAGAGGACCTGA
- the ipdE1 gene encoding acyl-CoA dehydrogenase IpdE1, protein MIEVEEFRAEVRDWLADNLVGEYATLKGLGGPGREHEAFEERLAWNQHLAAAGLTCLGWPEEHGGRGLTVAHRVAFYEEYAIANAPAKVNHFGEELLGPTLIAYGTREQQQRFLPKILDVTELWCQGYSEPGAGSDLANVATTAELDGDQWVINGQKVWTSLAHWAQWCFVVARTERGSKRHAGLSYLLVPLDQPGVQIRPIVQLTGDSEFNEVFFDDARTDASLVVGDPGDGWRVAMGTLTFERGVSTLGQQIEYARELSGVVELAKRTGAADDPLIRERLTRSWAGLRTMRSYALATMDVEQRGGTAAGKDSVSKLLWANWHRELGEIAMEVLGTDGLTLTDGDFDEWQRLFLFSRADTIYGGSNEVQRNIIAERVLGLPREVKG, encoded by the coding sequence GTGATTGAGGTCGAGGAGTTCCGGGCCGAGGTCCGTGACTGGCTTGCCGACAACCTGGTCGGCGAGTACGCCACGCTGAAAGGCCTCGGCGGGCCGGGCCGCGAGCACGAGGCGTTCGAGGAACGCCTGGCGTGGAATCAACACCTGGCCGCCGCCGGATTGACATGCCTGGGCTGGCCCGAGGAGCACGGCGGGCGCGGGCTGACCGTCGCGCATCGGGTGGCGTTCTACGAGGAGTATGCGATCGCGAACGCTCCCGCGAAGGTCAACCACTTCGGCGAGGAGCTGCTCGGTCCGACGCTGATCGCTTACGGAACCCGCGAGCAGCAGCAGCGGTTCCTGCCGAAGATCCTCGACGTCACCGAGCTGTGGTGTCAGGGCTACTCCGAGCCGGGCGCGGGCAGCGACCTGGCCAACGTCGCGACAACGGCCGAACTCGACGGTGATCAGTGGGTGATCAACGGGCAGAAGGTGTGGACGTCGCTGGCGCATTGGGCGCAGTGGTGCTTCGTCGTCGCGCGCACCGAGAGGGGAAGCAAACGCCACGCCGGACTGTCGTACCTGTTGGTGCCCCTCGACCAGCCCGGTGTGCAGATCCGGCCGATTGTCCAGCTGACCGGTGATTCGGAGTTCAACGAGGTGTTCTTCGACGACGCCCGCACCGACGCATCGCTGGTGGTCGGTGACCCCGGTGACGGCTGGCGGGTGGCGATGGGCACGCTCACCTTCGAGCGCGGCGTGTCGACGCTGGGTCAGCAGATCGAGTACGCCCGCGAGCTGTCCGGTGTCGTGGAGTTGGCGAAACGCACCGGCGCGGCTGATGATCCATTGATCCGGGAGCGGCTGACACGGTCGTGGGCGGGCCTGCGCACCATGCGGTCCTACGCGCTGGCGACCATGGATGTGGAGCAGCGAGGCGGCACGGCCGCCGGAAAAGACTCGGTGTCGAAGCTGTTGTGGGCCAACTGGCATCGCGAGCTCGGCGAGATCGCCATGGAGGTGCTCGGCACAGACGGGCTGACGCTGACCGACGGCGACTTCGACGAGTGGCAGCGGCTGTTCCTGTTCTCGCGTGCCGACACCATCTACGGCGGGTCCAACGAGGTGCAGCGCAACATCATCGCCGAGCGGGTGCTCGGCCTGCCCCGGGAGGTCAAGGGTTGA
- the ipdF gene encoding (5R,7aS)-5-hydroxy-7a-methyl-1-oxo-2,3,5,6,7,7a-hexahydro-1H-indene-carboxyl-CoA reductase produces MSLSEVPKEIEGHGLLAGKVVVVTAAAGTGIGAAVARRALAEGADVVVSDHHERRLGETRDRLAELGLGRVESVVCDVTSTAQVDALIASTTARMGRLDVLVNNAGLGGQTPVVDMTDEEWDRVLNVTLTSVMRATRAALRYFREADHGGVIVNNASVLGWRAQHSQSHYAAAKAGVMALTRCSAIEAVEYGVRINAVSPSIARHKFLEKTSSSDLLDRLSEGEAFGRAAEPWEVAATIAFLASDYSSYLTGEVISVSSQRA; encoded by the coding sequence TTGAGTCTCTCCGAAGTGCCGAAAGAGATTGAGGGACACGGTCTTCTCGCCGGCAAGGTCGTGGTGGTGACGGCGGCTGCGGGCACCGGAATCGGGGCCGCGGTGGCCCGCCGCGCACTGGCCGAAGGCGCCGACGTCGTCGTCTCCGACCACCATGAGCGGCGCCTCGGCGAAACGCGCGATCGGCTGGCCGAACTCGGCCTCGGCAGGGTCGAGAGCGTCGTGTGTGACGTCACCTCCACCGCACAGGTCGACGCGCTCATCGCGTCGACCACGGCGCGGATGGGCCGGCTCGACGTGCTGGTCAACAATGCCGGCCTGGGTGGGCAGACACCGGTCGTCGACATGACCGACGAGGAATGGGACCGCGTTCTCAACGTCACGCTGACGTCGGTGATGCGTGCGACGCGTGCCGCGCTGCGCTATTTCCGCGAAGCCGACCACGGTGGCGTCATCGTCAACAACGCCAGCGTGTTGGGCTGGCGCGCACAGCATTCGCAGTCACACTACGCGGCGGCCAAGGCCGGCGTGATGGCGCTGACGCGGTGCAGCGCGATCGAGGCCGTCGAGTACGGCGTGCGCATCAACGCGGTGTCGCCGAGCATCGCGCGACACAAGTTCCTCGAGAAGACCAGCAGCTCCGACCTGCTCGACCGACTGTCGGAGGGGGAGGCGTTCGGGCGGGCCGCCGAGCCGTGGGAGGTCGCAGCCACCATCGCGTTCCTGGCCAGCGACTACTCCAGTTACCTGACCGGAGAAGTCATCTCGGTTTCGAGCCAGCGCGCATGA
- the kstR2 gene encoding TetR family transcriptional regulator KstR2, whose translation MTSPAASQPISRRDELLELAAAMFAERGLRATTVRDIADSAGILSGSLYHHFASKEEMVDEVLRGFLDWLFGRYQQIVDTEPNPLERLKGLFMASFEAIEHRHSQVVIYQDEAKRLSGHERFSYVEERNQQQRKMWLDLLNRGIEEGYFRPDIDVDLVYRFIRDTTWVSVRWYQPGGPLTAEEVGRQYLSIVLGGITRE comes from the coding sequence ATGACTTCCCCCGCAGCGAGCCAGCCGATCAGCCGCAGAGACGAGCTGCTCGAGCTCGCCGCGGCCATGTTCGCCGAGCGCGGGCTGCGGGCAACCACGGTGCGCGACATCGCCGACTCGGCGGGCATCCTCTCCGGCAGCCTGTATCACCATTTCGCCTCCAAGGAGGAGATGGTCGACGAGGTGCTGCGCGGCTTCCTGGACTGGTTGTTCGGCCGGTACCAGCAGATCGTCGACACCGAACCCAATCCGCTCGAGCGGCTCAAGGGCCTGTTCATGGCGTCGTTCGAGGCGATCGAGCACCGGCACTCCCAGGTCGTCATCTATCAGGACGAGGCCAAGCGACTGTCGGGCCACGAGCGCTTCTCCTACGTCGAGGAGCGCAACCAACAGCAACGTAAAATGTGGCTGGACCTGCTCAACCGGGGCATCGAGGAGGGCTACTTCCGGCCCGACATCGACGTCGACCTGGTTTACCGGTTCATCCGCGACACCACCTGGGTTTCGGTCCGCTGGTACCAGCCGGGCGGACCGCTGACGGCCGAGGAAGTCGGTCGGCAGTATCTGTCGATCGTTCTCGGCGGAATCACAAGGGAGTGA
- the fadA6 gene encoding steroid 3-ketoacyl-CoA thiolase FadA6, translating to MTGVTGAVSEAYVIDAVRTAVGKRNGSLAGVHPVDLGAAVWRGLFDRVDVDPGAVDDVVAGCVDAIGGQAGNIARLSWLAAGYPEEVPGVTVDRQCGSSQQAISFGAQAIMSGTADLILAGGMQNMSQIPISSAMTAGEQFGFTSPTNESKSWLHRYGDQEISQFRGAELIAEKWNISREEMEEYALASHQRAQEAIRSGHFENEVIPVDGFVTDEGPRDTSLEKMAGLNTLVDGGRLTAAMASQISDGASAVLLASESAVQTHGLKPRARIHHISARGADPVFMLTGPIPATAYALKKTGLSIDDIDTVEINEAFAPVVMAWLKESGADHAKVNPSGGAIALGHPLGATGAKLFATMLNTLERTGGRYGLQTMCEGGGTANVTIIERLS from the coding sequence ATGACCGGAGTCACCGGGGCCGTTTCCGAGGCCTACGTCATCGACGCGGTACGCACCGCCGTCGGCAAGCGCAACGGCTCGCTGGCGGGCGTTCATCCCGTCGATCTGGGTGCCGCCGTCTGGCGCGGCCTCTTCGACCGGGTGGACGTCGATCCCGGTGCGGTCGACGACGTCGTCGCCGGCTGCGTCGACGCCATCGGGGGTCAGGCCGGCAACATCGCCCGGCTCTCGTGGCTGGCGGCCGGCTACCCCGAAGAGGTGCCCGGTGTGACCGTCGACCGGCAGTGCGGTTCCAGCCAGCAGGCCATCTCCTTCGGCGCGCAGGCGATCATGTCCGGCACCGCCGACCTGATCCTCGCCGGCGGCATGCAGAACATGAGCCAGATCCCGATCTCGTCGGCGATGACCGCAGGAGAGCAGTTCGGGTTCACCTCTCCGACAAACGAATCCAAGAGCTGGCTGCACCGCTACGGGGACCAGGAGATCTCGCAGTTCCGCGGCGCGGAGCTGATCGCCGAGAAGTGGAACATTTCGCGGGAGGAGATGGAGGAGTATGCGCTGGCCAGCCACCAGCGGGCGCAGGAGGCGATCCGCTCCGGCCACTTCGAGAACGAGGTCATCCCGGTGGACGGATTCGTCACCGACGAAGGCCCCCGCGACACCTCTCTGGAGAAGATGGCCGGACTCAATACCCTCGTCGACGGCGGCCGCCTGACGGCGGCGATGGCCAGCCAGATCTCCGACGGTGCCAGCGCGGTCCTGCTCGCTTCGGAGAGTGCCGTGCAGACACATGGCCTCAAGCCGCGGGCCCGCATCCATCACATCAGTGCCCGCGGCGCGGACCCGGTGTTCATGCTGACGGGTCCCATCCCCGCCACCGCCTACGCATTGAAGAAGACCGGCCTGTCGATCGACGACATCGACACCGTCGAGATCAACGAGGCGTTCGCACCGGTCGTGATGGCCTGGCTCAAGGAAAGCGGCGCCGACCACGCGAAGGTCAACCCCAGCGGTGGCGCGATCGCGCTCGGGCACCCGCTGGGTGCGACGGGTGCCAAGCTGTTCGCCACCATGCTGAACACGTTGGAGCGCACCGGCGGTCGCTACGGACTGCAGACGATGTGCGAGGGCGGGGGCACCGCCAACGTCACGATCATCGAGCGACTCTCGTAA
- a CDS encoding SatD family protein yields the protein MSRLKSAASSSVRATLIGDVVGSRNVANRSAAHRRINRVLGDVGADALDPPAFTVGDEFQGSFGAVGRAIEAALAIRLAVAPDLDVRFGLGWGAVTVLDPESGIQDGPGWWAAREAIEWTAAAQRQPGLARVRIAFRADTDTRGDTEAINAALMCRDHLLGSLDDRSLRILKGLLTDQTKKDIAAAEGISASAVSQRAGRDGLDLIVVASRELGSVP from the coding sequence ATGTCACGATTGAAGTCGGCAGCTTCATCGAGCGTGCGTGCGACCCTTATCGGTGACGTGGTCGGATCTCGCAACGTCGCCAACCGCTCCGCGGCCCACCGCAGAATCAACCGCGTGCTGGGCGACGTCGGTGCCGATGCCCTCGACCCACCGGCGTTCACCGTCGGCGACGAGTTCCAGGGCAGTTTCGGCGCCGTCGGCCGGGCGATCGAGGCGGCGCTGGCCATCCGGTTGGCGGTCGCACCGGACCTCGATGTGCGCTTCGGCCTCGGCTGGGGCGCGGTGACCGTGCTGGACCCCGAATCCGGCATTCAGGACGGACCTGGCTGGTGGGCAGCCCGCGAGGCGATCGAGTGGACTGCCGCGGCGCAGCGTCAACCGGGTTTGGCGCGGGTGCGCATCGCTTTTCGCGCCGACACCGACACCCGCGGGGACACCGAGGCCATCAACGCGGCGCTGATGTGTCGGGACCATCTGCTTGGATCACTCGATGACCGATCCCTGCGAATACTGAAGGGCCTGTTGACCGATCAGACCAAGAAGGACATCGCTGCGGCCGAGGGCATCAGCGCCTCGGCCGTGTCCCAGCGCGCCGGGCGCGACGGCCTGGACTTGATCGTGGTCGCCTCGCGAGAACTGGGGAGCGTGCCGTGA
- the ipdC gene encoding (3aS,4S,5R,7aS)-5-hydroxy-7a-methyl-1-oxo-octahydro-1H-indene-4-carboxyl-CoA dehydrogenase, with product MSRLRTPLTELVGIEHPVVQTGMGWVAGARLVSATSNAGGLGILASATMTLEELQTAVTKVKSTTDKPFGINMRADAGDAGQRVDLLIREGVKVASFALAPKPDLIAKLKDAGVVVIPSVGLAKHAKKVAGWGADAVIVQGGEGGGHTGPIATTLLLPSVLDAVADTGMPVIAAGGFFDGRGLAAALSYGAAGVAMGTRFLLTSDSTVPDAVKRRYLEAALDGTVVSTRVDGMPHRVLRTGLVEKLESGSRLRGFSAAVRNAQKFKKMSGMTWRSMVSDGLEMRHGKELTWSQVVMAANTPMLLKAGLVDGNTDAGVLASGQVAGILDDLPSCAELVESIVADAVKHLQSAAGLIE from the coding sequence ATGAGCAGACTCCGCACCCCGCTGACCGAGCTGGTAGGCATCGAGCATCCCGTGGTGCAGACCGGAATGGGATGGGTCGCAGGGGCACGACTGGTGTCCGCGACGTCCAACGCAGGCGGGCTTGGCATCCTGGCGTCGGCGACCATGACGCTCGAGGAACTTCAGACCGCCGTCACCAAGGTCAAGAGCACCACCGACAAGCCATTCGGCATCAACATGCGCGCCGACGCCGGCGACGCAGGGCAACGCGTCGACCTTCTGATCCGCGAAGGAGTCAAGGTCGCCTCCTTCGCCCTGGCCCCCAAGCCCGACCTGATCGCCAAGCTCAAAGATGCCGGCGTGGTGGTCATCCCGTCGGTCGGCTTGGCCAAGCACGCCAAGAAGGTCGCCGGATGGGGCGCCGATGCCGTCATCGTCCAGGGCGGCGAGGGCGGCGGGCACACCGGGCCGATCGCGACCACGCTGCTGCTGCCGTCGGTGCTCGACGCCGTCGCCGACACCGGCATGCCGGTCATCGCCGCGGGCGGCTTCTTCGACGGGCGCGGGCTCGCGGCTGCGCTGTCCTATGGCGCCGCGGGCGTCGCGATGGGCACCCGCTTCCTGCTGACGTCGGATTCGACGGTTCCGGACGCGGTCAAGCGTCGCTACCTCGAGGCCGCGCTGGACGGCACCGTCGTCTCGACGCGTGTCGACGGCATGCCGCATCGGGTGCTGCGGACCGGTCTGGTCGAGAAGCTGGAAAGCGGCTCGCGGTTGCGCGGCTTCTCGGCGGCGGTCCGCAACGCCCAGAAGTTCAAGAAGATGTCGGGCATGACGTGGCGGTCGATGGTCAGCGATGGCCTGGAGATGCGCCACGGCAAGGAGTTGACCTGGTCGCAGGTGGTGATGGCCGCCAACACCCCGATGCTGCTGAAGGCCGGCCTCGTCGACGGCAACACCGATGCCGGTGTGCTGGCATCCGGGCAGGTGGCGGGCATTCTGGACGACCTGCCGTCGTGTGCGGAGCTGGTCGAGTCGATCGTTGCCGATGCGGTCAAGCACCTGCAGTCAGCCGCCGGACTGATCGAGTGA